A genome region from Paralichthys olivaceus isolate ysfri-2021 chromosome 6, ASM2471397v2, whole genome shotgun sequence includes the following:
- the pik3cd gene encoding phosphatidylinositol 4,5-bisphosphate 3-kinase catalytic subunit delta isoform, whose product MPPGKYGMQEEWEKEGVGEIMMDFLLPTGIFLKFPVSRNDTIKSIKKMVWKNARSEALFSALGEPDAYVFTCINQTAEREELEEESRRISDVRPFMCVLRLVAREGDRVEKLTNTQISLLIGKGLHEFEAQKNHEVNEFRTKMRTFCENKAEERQMLPWQKWMEYNFPCDREPCCLPPHSKNSKSKITKKIFINVKFEASDESFMLQQDPQDHPLALMRSALKKKATVFRSVRQEAEDYTLQVNGRLEFIYGKHPLCQFKYIFSCLRNGQNPHLTMVHHSTISNFKEEQGRMCNQVFKSRCQSRPPPLPLKKQNTSSLWSINELFNIHLLQGSRVNADERMKLVVQAGLFHGSELLCKVVTSSEVTVCSEPLWDQKLEFDINVADLPRMSRLCFALYAVIEKNKKPRGTKKKNKKADCPIAWVNTMVFDYKDQLKTGEFLLSTWPSVPDDKSDLLNPMGTVEKNPNVDSAAGLLIRFPNIRPHPLYYPPLDKINDIERNGDAAIVTKEEYMKLKEIMDNKNYTEFFEDEKELLWKLRAEVRNHYPESLSKLLLITKWSKREDVVQMVSLLRNWPDLPAIHALELLDYSFPDPAVRSFTIRCLRKLSDDELLQYLIQLVQVLKYESYLDCDLTIFLLERALSNRRIGHFLFWHLRSEIHVASVTLRFGLILEAYCRGNIHHIKLLTKQNEALSKMKALSDFVKSGSQKLTAEDLKLCIRQESYLEALSDLLSPLNPSIILAQICANKCRFMDSKMKPLWLMYENYWAPGDMVGIIFKNGDDLRQDMLTLQMIQLMETLWKKEGLDLRMIPYGCLSTGNKMGLIEVVKNSDTIANIQRNNSNSAATAAFNKDALLNWLKSKNPEDKLDEAIEEFTLSCAGYCVATYVLGIGDRHNDNIMIRETGQLFHIDFGHFLGNFKRKLGINRERVPFILTYDFVHVIQQGRTNNSEKFERFREYCEWAYKILCRNGTLFVNLFAMMKAAGLPELTSFKDIQYLKDSLALGKSEEEALKNFKVKFNEALRESWKTKVNWMMHSLAKDNRP is encoded by the exons ATGCCCCCGGGGAAGTATGGGATGCAGGAGGAATGGGAGAAGGAGGGCGTTGGGGAGATCATGATGGACTTCCTGCTGCCCACTGGGATCTTCCTCAAATTCCCTGTCTCTCGGAATGACACCATCAAAAGCATCAAAAAA ATGGTTTGGAAAAATGCCAGGAGCGAGGCCCTCTTCAGCGCCCTGGGCGAACCCGACGCTTACGTCTTCACCTGCATCAACCAGACAGCGGAacgggaggagctggaggaggaatcGAGGCGCATCAGCGACGTGCGGCCCTTCATGTGCGTGCTGAGGCTGGTGGCGAGGGAGGGCGACCGGGTGGAGAAGCTCACCAACACGCAAATCAGCCTGCTGATTGGCAAAG GTCTGCATGAGTTTGAGGCCCAGAAGAACCACGAGGTGAATGAGTTTCGAACTAAGATGCGCACGTTTTGCGAAAACAAGGCCGAGGAGCGGCAGATGTTGCCGTGGCAGAAGTGGATGGAGTACAACTTCCCGTGCGACCGGGAGCCATGCTGCTTGCCACCACACAGCAAGAACTCCAAGTCCAAAATCACCAAGAAGATTTTCATTAATGTCAAGTTTGAGGCGAGCGAT GAAAGCTTCATGCTGCAGCAGGACCCTCAGGACCACCCGCTGGCTCTGATGAGGAGCGCCCTGAAGAAGAAGGCCACCGTGTTTCGCTCAGTGCGACAGGAGGCTGAGGACTACACCCTGCAGGTCAACGGGAGGTTGGAGTTCATCTACGGGAAACATCCATTGTGCCAGTTCAAA TACATTTTCTCGTGTTTGAGAAATGGCCAGAACCCTCATCTGACCATGGTGCACCACTCCACCATCAGCAATTTTAAGGAGGAACAGGGCAGAATGTGCAACCAGGTATTCAAGAGTCGCTGCCAGTCcagacctcctcctctgccGCTGAAGAAG cagaatacCTCTTCACTGTGGTCCATCAACGAGCTGTTCAACATTCACCTGCTGCAGGGCAGCCGGGTCAACGCAGACGAGAGGATGAAG CTTGTGGTACAGGCCGGTCTGTTCCATGGCAGCGAACTGCTCTGCAAGGTCGTGACCAGCTCGGAGGTGACGGTGTGCTCCGAGCCGCTGTGGGATCAGAAGCTGGAGTTTGACATAAACGTGGCCGACCTGCCTCGCATGAGCCGGCTGTGCTTCGCGCTCTACGCCGTCATCGAGAAAAATAAGAAACCCAGAGGcacaaaaaagaagaacaagaaaGCG gaTTGTCCCATAGCCTGGGTGAACACCATGGTGTTTGACTACAAGGACCAGCTGAAGACCGGGGAGTTCCTGCTGTCCACATGGCCGTCTGTTCCTG ATGACAAAAGTGACCTGTTGAATCCGATGGGTACGGTTGAGAAGAACCCCAACGTGGACAGTGCTGCAGGGCTTCTCATTCGTTTCCCCAATATCCGGCCACATCCTCTTTATTACCCTCCGCTTGACAAG ATTAATGACATCGAGAGGAATGGGGATGCAGCTATTGTCACTAAAGAAGAG tacatgaaattaaaagaaatcatGGACAACAAAAACTACACCGAGTTTTTCGAGGACGAAAAGGAACTCTTGTGGAAGCTGCGGGCTGAAGTTCGCAACCATTATCCTGAAAGTTTGTCAAAGCTGCTTCTCATCACCAAGTGGAGCAAGCGAGAGGACGTAGTTCAG ATGGTGAGTTTACTGAGGAACTGGCCCGACCTCCCTGCCATCCATGCCTTAGAGCTCTTAGACTACAGTTTCCCCGACCCAGCGGTGCGTTCTTTTACTATCAGATGCCTCAGGAAGCTCAG TGACGATGAACTACTTCAGTATTTAATCCAGCTGGTCCAGGTCCTGAAGTACGAGTCCTACCTCGACTGTGATCTCACCATTTTCCTGCTGGAGAGGGCTTTGTCCAACAGAAGGATaggacattttctgttttggcATCTCAG GTCGGAGATTCACGTGGCGTCTGTGACTCTGCGCTTTGGCCTGATTTTGGAGGCGtactgcagaggaaacattcaCCACATAAAGCTCTTAACCAAACAG AACGAGGCTCTGAGCAAAATGAAGGCCCTGAGTGACTTTGTCAAGTCAGGCTCTCAGAAGTTGACGGCAGAAGACCTGAAACTGTGTATCAGACAAGAGTCATACCTGGAGGCTCTGTCAGACCTGCTGTCACCACTCAACCCCAGCATCATCCTCGCTCAGATCTG TGCAAATAAGTGCAGATTTATGGACTCCAAGATGAAGCCACTCTGGTTGATGTATGAGAACTACTGGGCTCCAGGAGACATGGTGGGAATCATCTTCAAGAACGGAGATG ATCTCCGACAAGACATGTTGACCCTCCAGATGATCCAGCTCATGGAGACTTTATGGAAGAAAGAAGGCCTTGATCTCAG GATGATCCCATATGGCTGCTTGTCCACTGGGAACAAGATGGGACTCATCGAGGTAGTGAAGAACTCGGACACCATTGCCAACATCCAGCGCAACAACAGTAACAGTGCCGCCACGGCTGCCTTCAACAAGGACGCCCTGCTCAACTGGCTCAAATCTAAGAATCCTGA AGACAAACTTGATGAAGCCATAGAAGAGTTCACGCTGTCCTGTGCTGGCTACTGTGTAGCTACTTACGTCTTGGGCATCGGAGATCGTCACAATGACAATATCATGATCAGGGAAACTGGACAG CTGTTCCACATTGACTTTGGGCATTTCCTGGGCAACTTCAAACGGAAACTTGGGATCAACAGAGAGCGTGTGCCTTTCATTCTGACGTATGACTTTGTTCATGTGATCCAGCAAGGAAGGACAAACAACAGCGAGAAGTTTGAGAG GTTCAGGGAGTACTGTGAGTGGGCCTACAAGATCCTGTGTCGGAACGGAACTCTGTTCGTGAACCTCTTCGCTATGATGAAGGCAGCAGGACTGCCAGAGCTCACCTCCTTCAAAGACATCCAGTATCTAAAG GATTCTTTAGCTTTGGGCAAATCAGAGGAAGAGGCACTGAagaatttcaaagtaaagtttAATGAAGCACTGCGAGAGAGCTGGAAGACCAAGGTCAACTGGATGATGCACTCATTGGCCAAAGATAACAGACCATGA